CTTCAAGAAAACGTTTCATATCTTTGGTTTTTACTCTCTCAGCTGCTATAGCTAATGAGGTCTCACCATCTAGTTCACCTAGTGCTTTCATAGTTTCCTCTGATACACCCTCGATTTGGTGGGATTGTTGGTGAAGGAATGTTGTCTGGTAGATATCATCAGGCGTCACGGGATGTGTGACTTCTATTGCCTTGTCCCAGTAGGCTTTCGAAGCGAGATCGATGGCTAAGCTCATGGGGACTTCAAGAAAATCTGCTGCGTCTCGGACTGAGCATCGTTTAGGAATGAGATTGAGGAAAGACCTGACTTCCGCTTTTCCTGTATAAAGCTCCCAGTTGCGTTTAACCTGTAGTATGCTATCTTCTTGAATCCTGTCGCGTATGAATTCCTCCAGAACTACTTTCTCGAATCTGCTGTATACGGCTAGGTCCATGTCTACCCAACGCAGGATGTTGAATTGCTCTTCGAACTTCTGCACTACTCTTCTGAGTTTTTCTCTCAACTGAGCACTTTCCCTGTCGACTGAAAGAGCCCCCAACACCCAATCTCCAAACTCGATTACTATTCGATGGTCTGTTCCTTCGAAGGCTCTAGCTCTTGATCTGACATTTCCTGTGGCCTCGTCCAAAAAGGAGGTCATTGCAGAGAGAAATGATGAAATGAGGTCAGGATCGAAAATTGGCTCCTTGAAGTCCTTGTGGTACATGCATATGCCTGTTTCTCGTTTTATGATGTATAACGAGTTGACGTTCATGTTCCAACTCCCTTATCTGTAGTGTTCAGCATTCTCTGGATTCTGGAGAGCGAAGGGTCAAGAAACCAAACCAATTCTTTAGTGCGTTTATGTGGCGGTGGTTGAATCTAACTCTCTTTCCTCATAGGATTCTCGTTTTTATCGTTTTTAAACGATATTTGTTCTTATTCTGAGCGTGTGTTCATTCAAATAGTGCTATAAGTGGAAATCTAGGCTTTGGGCTTATGTCCTCTGATGAAATTGTAACTGAGTGTCCTGCGTGCAAGAAAGAAAGCATGACAGTTAAGTCAATGGTGTATCCTATCCCATATTTTAACGAATTGATCATTTTTGTGATGAAATGCTCTGAATGTAAATTCACCCAAAAGGACATTTTCTCTGTGGAACAACGCCCTCCGGTGCGCTGGGAACTGTTGGTTGACGATGTTGATTTGCTGAAAACACGTGTCATTCGGTCCGGTTCGGGAACCATGAGATTGCCTGATTTTGGTATAGATGTTGAACCAGGACCAGCCGCAGAAGCCTTCATCTCAAACGTAGAGGGGGTAGTTCAGAGGATGCATGACGTTACAGGTATCGCAATGCGAAGTGCTGATACCGAAGAGCAACAAGAGCGCGGGAAAGAAATTATGGAAAAATTGAAAGAAGCTATGGAAGGAAATCTCGCCTTCACGTTGGTTATTGAGGACCCAGCAGGTGTAAGCGCCATTCTTCCTGATGACATGAGCAAAGTCAATCGCACTGAGCTTTCTGAGGAAGAAGCTTCTGAGCTTCGGGGTGCGCCCTTCTGGCTGGACAACATCAGGGACGAATACGCAAAGGTTGTTGAAACGCACGGTTCAGCGACATGAGCTCATCTTGGACTTCCCAGAGGTCAGACCGGTCTTCTGAAAACCACGCCGTGATGACTCTCGGAACGGCACGCCCACCGGCCTGCTCGTAGTTCCAGAGATTGCGAAGAATACGTTCCCGGTGCTGAGGTGGATCTAAAGCGCTAACAGACCCGTGCATGATGGCACCGATTCGGGCAAAACGGCAATGGACAGGATTGTCGGCTTCCACCAGGAACCGTGTCAGGATGACGGTCTCCTTGTCGAACGTGTCGCAGAACTCTGCAACCCTCACAGCAAGCAGCCAGTCAAGAGAAGGGTCGCCCATGACCCCGTTCCTGACGTAGTCCCACTCCAAGCGCTCTAAGTCCTTTGTTAGCAGCTGTTCGTTGAAGCGGTTAGGAATCGGCACCCAGTGCCTGATGTGATACCGTGTCATCGATTCGGCCAGGTAACAGTGGCTGTAGCGCCACCGGCCCCCATAGACCGCTGTGAACAGATAACCACGTACGCTAGTAGGAAGTGCCCCAATCTTAGTAATATTCCCGCGGCCATGCACTTTCTTTTTTGAAATCAAGTGTGATTTTTGTTCCTGAATAGACAGATTTCCCTGCGAATGAATATACTCCAAAGCTTATCGTGTTTGGGCTTCGCTTTTGTATCAGGGTTCAGGAGGGTGTGTTTTTCGTACTCACATGGGCGACAGAAGAGAATCAGTTTAGAATTGCCGAATAGCTATAGGATTGAAATTGAGCGAAACAAGTGTCGCACAGCCAACAACATTGGTGGACCGGACGAGAATCGAACTCGTGTCCTTCTGGATGCAAACCAGACGATCTACCGCTGATCTACCGGCCCACTATTGGGTTGAGCGACGCCTTAAGATACGTCTTCTGTCGTACAGAGTCTTTTCCATCAGCATTGGCTTAAAAGTATTAGTCTAGCGGGTTTGTACCAAGAATAGCATATAAAGCATAATCCTGGGCAATTCGACAATTTCGAGCGTAGAAGAAATTTGGAATCTTCAGCTAATCAACCAATAAATTGCTCAGATGGACTTTCAAAGTCTTTGTGCATCCCGGCCATGAAAACCGAAATGCTGATGACAGACAGTTCCTAGTAGCTAGACCACAGGAGGGTACGTCCTACCTATGCCGAAAGAACCAACCAAGGGAACTGTTCAAACGATTACGAAACGATATGGGAACCAAAACCCCACCAGTTCCAGGGAAGAGGGAACCTGGCATCAAATCCACCAGCTTCCCGGCCTCAATATGGACTCAACAACTTTGGAATTCATTATCATACCAACGCAATCTCAGCTCATGACCCTGTGCGAGTATCTTCTATGGGAGAGAATATATGATGAGTGAAGATGCAGGCTCAGATGACCTCAGCGAGTTCATGGCCCCAAGGAAATCTGAGGAGGAAAATCCGTACGTACTCAGAGTCATGACTGGAAAGGCGATTATTGTCGATCTTGACTGGTATCCCGAAATGCACGAAGACTATGAAGAACTGGAAGAGCTAGAGGAAGAACAGGCGCTCTGGCAGATGTTCGTCTTCAAGTGCATGGACGAGATTAAGTTTCTTGATGCTGATGCACAGTACGAGGAGCTGACCTGGAGTGAGAATTTGATTGACTGCTCCTTGCTTCTCGTACCCACTGCCATCCACAGGATTCAGGGACCAATCGGGCTGTACCCACGATTCTGGGGCTACATATGCAAACAAACCCCGGGAGACCCCTCAGTTACTGCCTTGAAGGCAACGATATCATTACCTGCAGATCTCTCAGGGATCGTAGAGAAAAGCCCAGATATCACGTTCGGATATACTGCAAATCCTCTGAATGATAAGAAGGTGCTCATGCTCTCTACGACGTACTGGGGGCTTAAGGAATTCGAGAAAGCTGGTGAGGAACGGCACGCACATAAGTTCGGGGCGACTGAGGTCCTCATGGGGCACCGCTCGGAGGAGTGCCCTCATTAATCTCCCCATTTCCCATACCGCTCTCGAATAATCCTGATACGGGCTGTATGACCGGGATGATGCTTCTTCATAGATATCCCCCTGTGCTTTGCTGACAATTCTCGCATGATTTCGCTTTCGCTGAAAACGAGTCTGTCAAAATCTGTTTGACCCGGGTCAAATTTCAGTACGATTCGCCGTCCTTTCAGTACTACTTCTAGGGTATCGATGAGCTCTCCCACTTGCTTATCTGTCAGTCCTTCTCTAATGCCAATGTTCTTGCCACCCAAGAGCCGCCAGCTACTTGGAGACAGCTCCACGGCCCAACAGGCATCATGATCTAGATTCGGGTCTTTGGCAAGGGGACATAGCGCCTTATTGTGATAGATGGTGATTTGCTCTGGTTGCAGGTCTTCCACAGCATCATCGATGAGGGGGGAGAGCGACGGTCTCAGGGCCCTTGAGGTGCTCACCATGTAGCTTTCTAGGAATCCATACTCTTCTCCGAAGTCAATGTCTGGTTCTATCCGAGAATAATCATGGAGCGTGTTCCATGTCAGGTGGAGTTTCCCTATCCGCAATGGCCTTCCCGCTGTCCATGGCCACCTGAGCAACCTCAGAACATCAACGGTATTTTTGAGTAGGAGTGTCTGAAGGGATGTTTCGCCTTCACTGTCTAAGAACTTGACCGCACAACGTTCACCATACTTACGCAGCTGCACCTTCACCGATTGTACCTGCACGAGCTTCTCGGACAAGTCGCGAATAGTGCTCCGGAAACTAGTCTCGAAACCTGAAGGAAACGGAATGTCTGGGACCGAAACACCTTCTGGGGGCTTCCTTGGGTTGATGCCAAAACCTTGCAGAGTGATGTCAGCTGAGCTCCGACGCAGGACATAGTCACACGTACCCACGAATGTCCCACCCGAAGGACCGCCAGTCTGCCTCCAGATCCACCACTCGGGGCTCTTCTCTGCATTCGAATTCGGGTTCCTCTTCCTTCTGAGAATATATGTCTCCACGTCCTTGAAGCGATGGAATCGTTTTGCAGCTTGACGTACCAAGTCTAGTCGCTGGACATCCCAGTCAAACCCTTCCTTGGTCTCACGAGTCGGGAATAACCCGAATGCGATTCCCGCTGCCGTACTCGGATCCAGTACAGCACGCCACTCATACTCTTCTCCATATGATGATAGGATCATTACGAAGCGGATATGGGCAATCTCTACCTGGTCTTGTGTTGGGCATGGTTTCTGCTGGAGCCGCCAAGGTTTGGTTTTCAATTTCTGTGGTTCATGGTATATCCGTGGATAATTGATGACACCGACATACAACGGCTGAAAGGCCTTGCCTCCTCCAGCGCCGTCAGGTCGGATTCGCACGCGTTCAAGCAGGGAAGGCGCACTGTCTGGAGGAGTCCCCAGTACGGACCGTTCAAAGGTGGTTACGTCCCGGGGAATCGAGTATTCTGAAAGCATTTGTTCGTACTCTTGAAGAATACACTGGAATCCGTGCTTGGCGTCCATCTTCTGGGTCGGGTGCAGGTCAACGAGCCAGGGGATTAAAGAGAGCCCAAGGGTTTCCATCCGGGCCCTGACCGAGGCATCAGGCACCACCTCGGCAAAGCTATTTCTATGGGAGACTTCTCCCATGTCCCTGTTATCGAATCTTTTCGACCACTCCATAAGCAGGGGAACGAGGGTTGATTCTATTGAGAAGCCTGTCTTCCGCTGCCTGACTATGACTCTAATATCGTCATACATCGGTGTTTTTGTGGGATAAGGCAAGAACCACTCCCCGGGAAGGACTTCATCCCGCGGGGCCACAGGCAGGTTCCAGATAATCTCGTTGACAATACCTCGCAGGGGAGACGAGTCATAGAACGGGAGCAGTGAGCGTTTGGAATAAGGGGTTGACATTTCTGCTGCTGGTACAGGTGAGTCAAACCAGAAGATGGTGGCTGAGTCCGAAGTTGGGAGCTGTGAAAGTATGATTCTGAGGAGTGGATTCAGTCGCCATCGGTAGGGCCCCGGTGTTGCGTATCGGATTGTATCCATCCCGGAGACTACGATCAAGCAGTTTTCTTGCGGGAGCGATTCCAATCGTTTTCCTACCGCTTCAGCGGTACCATTGCGGAAGATGAACGAATCAATCTCGTCAAAAAGCCCCCTGAACGAAATCATATCAACAAGTTCCTGGACATCCTGCCGGTGGGTCCGCCGAGTGTCTTCTTCATCGGTTGAGTAGGGTCGGAGCAACAACCGGGCTTCACGAAGCTCCGGTTCTATGAAATCGCTGGCTAGGTCTATCCAAACAATCTTATCGTACTGGTGTTCTTCAGCTATTTGCTTGATTTCCTGTAGCCCATGATAGTGCTTCGCATGCCAGGCCGCTGATATACCAGAAGAGGTTGGTGATGCTGCTGATGTATAGAGCAGGAATCTCCTTCCGTCAGATTGTGCCAGCGCTAATGGATCGTATGAGGGTCGCCATGATGGTCTTATTGGCGGTTCGGTAGGGTCCACCGGCTGTTCTCTTTTATTCATGATGAGAGCAATCCGGGGCTTGTGTCCACGGACCTTTGGCTCAAGCACGAGCCTGCCGCCACTAGGAGGGTTCTTTACCACTTCTTCGTAGGCATTGATGATCAATCCACGGAGCATGTCTCGAAGCAGCCTGATATCCTCGGTCACGTCAACAAGTATTGTTCCCGTGAAGATGGCGGGCTCCTCCGCACATCCAGTCAATTCCTTGTATGTATCCCAAACTGCAGCTGTATAGGTGTCAATCTGTTTTTGTGTCCCTTCGTCCGGCATGGCCTGAATGAATGCTTCCCATTCCTCGTCATCCAGCGGCCTTCGACCGAAGCGGTAGTCTATAACCCGTTTGTATCTCTTTTTCTCTTCCTCTTGCTTTCTGAACGCATACTCAGGCGGGAGGGTACGCTCCACAAATGTGCGTTTTATGTCCACTTCAGAGTGGATGTCTTTGATACCTAGTGTTATACTAGGTCCCAGTTTTGTTTTCAAATCCAGTACCATAACCGGTCGGTAATGGGCTTGATTTCCCTGCTCAGATACTACCCGCCGCAAGAGGATCACATCCGCTTTTCCTTTACCTTTCTCTGTATCGAGAGGGGTCTCAAAACACACGAGATACCCGTCACTCCTTCCGTACGAATCACCCCGTGTAATCGCGTCACGGAGTGACCAGGGGCTGGTCAATTGACTGAACACAAACTCATGGACGCGTGACCCGGTCGTACTGGCCTTCTCCTCGAGGCGGGAATGGAGCCTAGCCATATCGTCCTCGCGGAACAGCGACTCATCTTCGACTAGTAACTCAAACTCTTCAATCGACTCATGAGTGATTCCCTTAGAGTATACCTCCTCAATCCAAGCGCGACAGATATCCGTGGACAGGGTCGGTTTCCTCTCCGTCTTGGACTCTGTGACCGTTTTTGGTGCTCCTTGACGGGTTTCATAGTGATACTCAACGTCTTCTTTCAGTTCCCTGAGTATGCTATCGGTTCCTCCTCTGAATCCGTTCTTTCCGATAAGGCATTCGGAGTATAAATAATCTAGATAGGGGCGGGCTCGTAGCTGGTAGAGGTTCCAGTAGCGGCCGGCGTCCCTTGGAGGTATATCGTAGATGAAGGCGTAGCCTGCGAAATAGTCGAGGTGGTGCCTGATTGAGTCGACTAGGTCAAGCGACGGAAGATCCGGATGGACGAGTGGAGTGCGAGGACCGTAGGAATCCGGAGGATATCCTGCTACACGGTATTTCTTCCTTTTTTCTCCGACTATCCGAGTTTTATAGCCAAACAGTTCAGGGTCGGGGAAGAGGTACCGGGTCATACCGAAATTGCGGAGCTGGGCACCGAGGACATTGAACCGCTGATTCAGCGGCCCAACTTTCGCGTGGGGGTTCCTGATACGTTTTACTTCTACATTTCCGTATGCTGCCGTGTTTTCCATGACCATCTTTAGGAGGTTCTTCCGGATGATCGACTCTGCTTTGAGGACGTACTTGTGGTCTCCTTCATCGTTTTCGACGGTCTGATAATAGACATCCTTTGCGGCTACCAAACTGTCACGCGAACTTCGATAGAGGTTCTCAGTATTTTTATTCTGGATGTTTCGCTGCAATTCAACAGCAGCAGAGAGACCTCTGCGTACCGCGAGTGAGACCACCTTGTTTGGGTGTTTAGGCATGACCTTTGGGGGTCGTCCACGACTTCTTGGCAACGGTGGTCTTGTTGAGGCTTATTTTCTTTTGTTTTTTGCGGGTATATATTTATTATAGTTAATTATTAAACTGGAACTAGGATGTCTTCAATGCGCCTAGATGATTATCAAATAATAAGATAATATTTCTCCTTAATAGGTTTAAATATGACTATACTGTATCAAAGTATGAGTTCATTACCTCGGGTGAAAACAATACGAGGAGTGAACTCAACTAACCCCGGAACAGGTTAGAGGTTTAAATAGGCGATACCCATGACACGCTCCCACGCCCCAGTGATTACGGTTAAAATCCCTATAGCATGGGATGAGATGACCAGCTCCAGTCGTCAGCGATTGGAGCAAATCACTGGAAGGGATTCGCGGATCATCCATGCGTTCTTTGGTATCATCGAAGAGAATGAAGGAGAGCTCCTTAGGGGTAAGGGCAAGAAGCGTATTGACGAAAACAAGCTTCATGCCATGACCATGACTGCCTTGCGGGTTGCTCATGGTGAGGAACAGAGACTGGAAGTTGAACATGACTTCAAGGAGCGGTTTCCCCGTATTTCTGCTAATGAGTTGTCCGAATGTCGGCGAATCGCTATTGCCAATTACGAGAGCTATTTGGCCCTGCGCGCCAAGAAGTGGAGGAAAGCCTCCCGACCTGCAGAGACCAACAGCGAAAAGCGGATACCTCGTATGATGTACATCCCTCGGAGAGCGAAACTCGTTGAGCATGACACAACGATTGCACGGCTGTGGCTGGATATCCGTGATTCCTTGGACTCAGTGCAAGAGGGCCGGAGGATTCATGATAGGCTCCGCATCCCCTTGAAGATCGCTCCCTTTCATCTTGAAGAACTGGCGAGAGGGAAGCCAAAGGCTGTACAGGTATTCGCCGACCGACATGGTAAGTGGTGGACTGGTATAATTGTTCGCCTTACTACTGTCGAAAAAAGAAAGGACGCTGAGCTACCGCCTGCTATCCTTGGGATTGACCTGGGTATCAATTGCGCGGCATGCACGACGCTGCTTACTCAGCACAAGGTATCCAAAACCCGTTATTTCAAGCAGAAAGAGAAACATCAGGTGTTTCTTCGATATGAGGAGCGAATAGCAGACCTTCAACATGACCTTGATACGAGAAGAAGCAATGGGAAGAACTGTGATGGGTTGATCCGTAAACTTAAGGAACTCAAGACAAAACGAGCCGATGCGGCTAAGACCTATGATCGGGCCCTGGTCAGCAATCTCCTGTCGTATATCGAAAAGCTAAGCCAACGGTATCAGCTCTATGTTGGTATCGGGAGGCTCAAGGGTATCCGGAATGCCGCCAGACGTGGAAATTACAAAGGCCCTACGTTCAGAGGCATGGTACACAGATGGAGCTTCTCGCGGATCACTGAGGGGCTCAAACACGGGCTCGAACAGCTCGGGTGGGAAGTGGAAGGCAAGGATAGCCGCTTCCATGCGGTACCCGAGAACTGGACCTCGATCATGTGCTGGAAGTGTGGCAACAAGGGAGTGCGCCCCAAGCAATCGTTGTTTGTATGCCACACGTGCGGCTTCCGCACCAATGCCGACCGCAATGGCTCCCTCAACATCGCACGTCGTTTACTTACACTCATTCCTTCACTTAAGGATGAGACCGGACTAGGGCGGTGGGCCACCCCCGAACGGGGGAACGGTTCAGCCCCGAAGGCTGCAAGGCGGACACGTTCCGCTAAGCAGAAGTCCTCACTCTCCAAACAAGGGACATCATCAGCCCCTGGAGAGTCCGCGGTTGTTCGCTTTGTCCAACTGGACCTGTCTGGTTTCGGCGACGAGACTGGGCGGAGCGATAATAACCCCGCCGTGGCAAAAGCTGTGGAAAACCTCGCTGCCCCCGGGCGTGATGTGCCTGGAACCGGGCAGGAGACAGAAGCCGAGACCGCAAGAGGGACTGTGTCCTGCTGATGGTGGTCAAAGTCCTTGCTTAGCCGGGGGTAGCGCCCTGGTGTAGTGGTGACACTGGGCAAGGAAAGGGTGGAACATAGGAGTTTCATCAGTTGGGTTCACTCACCCAACCGCGAAAACAGGTTATCCAGGAAGTCGCGTGTTCAAATCACGCTCGGTCCACCACTTTCCTTTTTTCGTCCATGTTTCAGTTCTCAAGGATTGCGTAGTTATGAGCTGTCAATAGGTCAGACTGTAACTTCTTTACAACTATTGAAAGGTGATTGAAATGAGTGAAGACATGAAGCTGATTTTCCGGAGTAACGTTACAGGCTCTGGGGTACCAGTTGTGCATTATCAGTGCGATTTTCTGGATAAAGGAGGTCATACGGACCCGACAAAAGGAGCGAAATGGATGCCCCAGGATACCACACCACTGTTGTTCTCCGCAGAGAAAGCCGCTGAGGAGCTTGGTTGCCAGCTAATGGTTGTCGATGTCAATGGGCTTGGATTCATGGAGAAACTGAAAGAGCGGCTGTCTGGAAACCCCATTCCACGGCTTGTGATTGGATCTCGTACAGTAACAGGATTTCCTACGAAGAAGGAAATCGTAAAGATATATCGAGAAGTCTGCAAGTAACGGTATCGCCCCCTCTCTTTGGAATGTCATCTCCGTTGGTAATCCAACATGTTGCTATTCGTTTCCTATGCCGAGTCACCTATAAGTGCGGGTTAGCCGGACAACCACGAGGGGGATATCAGTCCTCAGAGGTCACCACCAAAAAGGGCTCTTCTCCTCAGAGTCAGAAAGTATAATTGGAGTCTTTAGTTTGATAGAACAGTCACATGATTCTTTAGCCACAGGTGACAATACCATGAGTCCTGATACCAACAAGCCGAAAGCTGCCGTCTTCTGGGATGCTGAAAATGTTACTTCCGTACGAGACGAGCGCATAGCAGAAGGTTTCAAGAATTGGCTTGATGAGGTATACGACGCCGAAGTCAAATACGCATTTGCTGATTGGAACGGTCCGTATCAGGATGTGGGAAAGCGCCTGTATCGCATTGATTTTGATCTTATTCACGTTCCAGATGATTTGAAGGATAGTGCCGATTGTCAGATGGCCACCTATGTTGTGGACTGGCTCGTGCGCTCGCCTGAAACGGAATCGTTCATCTTGGTTTCATCAGATGCTGTGTTTGAGCCTCTGATGATTGCACTTCAGAAGCAAGGAAAGGACGTTGTTGTTGTCAGCAGTCCAATGATCACACGCCCCGAAACAGTGATTCGGTCAGATGAATACTTGGACATTGATTCGTTCCGTCCAGTTGCCTATGATTTAGAAGTAATCGGCGAGGAACACACAAAACAGCGTTCTCCCGAAGAACTACGAGCTATCGGCTTTAGGAGATTGCAGGAAACCATTGTCAGAATCAAAAAGCTGGGAAAGGCAACCTATCCCCGATATGTAGAAGCAGTAGTCAAGCATCTTAATCCAGAAATAGACATCACTCGATTGGGCTTCGACGACTGGGGACAGCTCATTTCACAGGCTCTCATTGAGGAGCTTGTTGTGAAAGAAGGAGAGAAACCATATGCAGAGCTGAAGCTTCGGAAGTCGGTTGCTAAGCTGACCGAGGATCAGACTGATACGCTAGATGCAACCTTCGAGAGATTTAGAGAGCTTGTAGAATCAATGGCCAGCCAAAGTGATTACATGGGCATGGAACGAGTTGTCCAAAAAGTCCGAAACGCTGGTATCGATTTCACAAAGCATGGCTACGATAAATTCGGTGATTTCGTGAGAGCAGCTGAAAGCCGCAATCTTGTACGCATAGAGCCTCAGGAAGGAAAACCTCCTGCAGTTAAACCAGTATATAGTGTGGAGCAAATGAAGAACTGGTACGAAAACAATGTCAAAGATTACTTTGGGTCGGGTGCGAAAGTTCCCCGTGATCGATATATCCAGCGAACTATCCAAATGCTCTACAAATATGATGTGAGTATCCATGAGATGGAGAAGTACTTGAAGGATAGCAACATTCAGCGTAAATATCAGCGCATCCTCAAAGCAAGTGGCCTGTCATTCATCCCACCGTATGAGCAGATAATAGTGAGCATACTATTTGGCAAGGGCTGGAGTTGTGAGGACGTTATTGATGTCGTCAACTCAGAATTGGAACCGCTAGGATACGCTGTTGAGTGTCCCTAGGAAACATTCATAACTCTCGTTTAGTTTCATAATTGTATTAGTTCGTTTTAGAACAGAAGATGTCAGGGCCCGCGGAGCGAATAAGAGAAAGTAGGTTCCAACGGAGGCATCAAGCTTCCGCGGAGGTATTCGCGTGGTTAGGAGGGGAGATATGATTCTGCTCCGCATTGGGCCCCGTATGACCTAACAGAGAAATTTGATATAAGACACACGTTGCCGGAAACGAAAGAATCTGATTTCCTAGTTCCACGTGACCAAGCAATAAGGCATATCATCTGAGAGAAGGGTTTTGACTCAAATCAATAACCCCATTCCTGACCCAATCTTTGTCTGTACCAACGCCTGCCTTTCTTAGTCAATGTATATTGATTCCCAGAATTCCTAATGAGCCCCCTGTCTTCCATAGTTTGGAGAGCACCAAACAGGCTATCTTCTGAAGCATTTGTGGCGTTCACTAGGCTGGAGAAGTCCATTGAGCCGTTGCGCTTGAGACGCTGAGCGATTTCGAACTTCCCTACCGATCTGGTTTCCTTACGGACGATGATATGACCGCAGTTGGTACAAAGAAGTTCACCCTTTCTTGAATCGTGAGCGACTTCTTTGCATCCGCAGATTGGGCAGGTTGCCTTGCTAAATCTTAGGCCTCGTTTATCTGCCATCTTTGGAACCAATTGTTTCACGTTTGGTTCCCTTGATAAAATTAGTGGATGCACACTATTTGCCGATATCTGTTTTTGTCAGCTTTCTGAAGAACGACTCATAGTCTATTTCGGAAGCCACTCTGTATCCTGGCCGAACCTTCTGATTTTCATCATCAAGCTGGGCGAAATCCAATTTTTCCAATTCACGCAAATCGGATTTTACACTGCGGAGCGACTTCTTCCTGAATTTCTTCACGCGTTGTATCGATACCCATCCCCCCTCTTGATAGGTAAGCGTCAGAACGACAAGAAGAGTGGCTGCCAGACGGTCGGGCAAATGTCCTTCAGTTATGGGAACTTCGATGTTCTCCTTTATGTCAATGTAGAAGACGTGATGGATTGGGTCGTGCTTAATCTGCAAACCAAGTTTCGTTAGTTGTCGTTCCAGCTGACCAAGCTTCTTGAATAGAATGCTTCTGCCAGTCTCGTCGGGAAGTCCCATGCCATCCAGCATGTCTTGTACACCAGCTCCTTTGGGAACACCTGGTTGCGTGAGAAGTCTCATCAGGACCGCGAACTCATTCACCGTTCTTCTATCTCCGTTTTTCTTACTTTCTCGCCATCGTACCCTAGAAGACCCCTTGATATCAAAAGAACTACGTAGAGAAATCTCCTGAGGAATTCATCCATGTTTGGGCTAGCAAGCAGCTCCTGTAAGCCAATTGGTTGATTTTCCGGGATTTTCTTCAGAAACTGGTTCAAATCTTCAATAGTTACTGAGTCTTCCATTTCCATTTTCTTGTCTTCTGGTTCTGTAATTGAAGGTACTTGCTCTTCCTGTAGCATGCTTTCCTTCCTTGCTGCCATCATGTCTTGGATTCGCGAGAATGATTCCTGCATACAATCCACATCAAGCTGCGAATAAGTCACTGGCTGTCTGTATGAAATCAGCTTCGCCAGTTTCATCGGTTTGAGTATTTTTATTCGGTTTACATAAACCTCAGGCGAAGCAAGAATCCTAGCAAGCTCCTGGATTCTGGTTGTTTTGTTTTCAAGTAATGTATTCAGGGTTTCATCAACATCGATT
The sequence above is a segment of the Candidatus Lokiarchaeota archaeon genome. Coding sequences within it:
- a CDS encoding ZPR1 zinc finger domain-containing protein, encoding MSSDEIVTECPACKKESMTVKSMVYPIPYFNELIIFVMKCSECKFTQKDIFSVEQRPPVRWELLVDDVDLLKTRVIRSGSGTMRLPDFGIDVEPGPAAEAFISNVEGVVQRMHDVTGIAMRSADTEEQQERGKEIMEKLKEAMEGNLAFTLVIEDPAGVSAILPDDMSKVNRTELSEEEASELRGAPFWLDNIRDEYAKVVETHGSAT
- a CDS encoding NYN domain-containing protein, whose amino-acid sequence is MSPDTNKPKAAVFWDAENVTSVRDERIAEGFKNWLDEVYDAEVKYAFADWNGPYQDVGKRLYRIDFDLIHVPDDLKDSADCQMATYVVDWLVRSPETESFILVSSDAVFEPLMIALQKQGKDVVVVSSPMITRPETVIRSDEYLDIDSFRPVAYDLEVIGEEHTKQRSPEELRAIGFRRLQETIVRIKKLGKATYPRYVEAVVKHLNPEIDITRLGFDDWGQLISQALIEELVVKEGEKPYAELKLRKSVAKLTEDQTDTLDATFERFRELVESMASQSDYMGMERVVQKVRNAGIDFTKHGYDKFGDFVRAAESRNLVRIEPQEGKPPAVKPVYSVEQMKNWYENNVKDYFGSGAKVPRDRYIQRTIQMLYKYDVSIHEMEKYLKDSNIQRKYQRILKASGLSFIPPYEQIIVSILFGKGWSCEDVIDVVNSELEPLGYAVECP
- a CDS encoding transposase, encoding MTRSHAPVITVKIPIAWDEMTSSSRQRLEQITGRDSRIIHAFFGIIEENEGELLRGKGKKRIDENKLHAMTMTALRVAHGEEQRLEVEHDFKERFPRISANELSECRRIAIANYESYLALRAKKWRKASRPAETNSEKRIPRMMYIPRRAKLVEHDTTIARLWLDIRDSLDSVQEGRRIHDRLRIPLKIAPFHLEELARGKPKAVQVFADRHGKWWTGIIVRLTTVEKRKDAELPPAILGIDLGINCAACTTLLTQHKVSKTRYFKQKEKHQVFLRYEERIADLQHDLDTRRSNGKNCDGLIRKLKELKTKRADAAKTYDRALVSNLLSYIEKLSQRYQLYVGIGRLKGIRNAARRGNYKGPTFRGMVHRWSFSRITEGLKHGLEQLGWEVEGKDSRFHAVPENWTSIMCWKCGNKGVRPKQSLFVCHTCGFRTNADRNGSLNIARRLLTLIPSLKDETGLGRWATPERGNGSAPKAARRTRSAKQKSSLSKQGTSSAPGESAVVRFVQLDLSGFGDETGRSDNNPAVAKAVENLAAPGRDVPGTGQETEAETARGTVSC